The Nitrospira defluvii DNA segment GGGTTCCTCATGGAGTTGCCTTCCTATACCATGACCGACAAATTCCGTCACTACTGCAAACCCTGCCTGCTCTACATGAGTTTGTATAGCATGAGACACATCAGAGAGCCGATTCCCGACCACGGCCTTGGCAATCCCTCTGTACATCGAGTCCTTGGTGATCTGAATCAAGCGCAACGCCTCAGAATTCACCATCCCTACAGGGACCGTAACGGCAGAATCCCCATAAAAGCCAGAGACAATCGCTCCGAGGTCTAACCCAATAATGTCGCCTTCTTTCAACTTGCGCTTCGAAGGAATGCCGTGCACCACCTGTTCATTGACTGAGGCACAAAGGGTCTTGGGGTAGTTGCGATAGCCCTTAAAGGCCGGTATCGCCCCTCTGGCACGAATGGCCTCTTCAGCCATACGATCCAGATCATCGGTGGTGATTCCCGGGACAACCTGCTCTTTCAGTAACTCCAAGACCTCCGCGACAACCCGGGAGGCCTGCGCCATTACGGCGACCTCATCCGGAGTTTTAAATACGATCATTGAGCGCCAAGCCCGGCGAGCAGGGTAGATAGTCTGCCGTATACTTGATCCATCCGACCGGCACCATCGAGATGGCTTAAGTTACCCTTCTCCTCGTAATACGAGATCAAGGGCGCCGTTTGCTCGTCATACACCTTCAATCGGGCTTCGATCGTTTCTGGTTTATCATCACTCCGCTGGACGAGACTCCCGCCACATCGATCGCATTGCCCGTCAACCCTTGGTGGTGCAAAGTCTACATGGAACACGCTCTGGCATTTTTGGCAACTGCGTCTGCCACTCAGTCGCTGGACAACATCCTTCCTGGAAACTCGAAAATTCACGACACGATCGAGTTTCAACCCCTTCTCGCGCATGATAGTACTCAACTCTTCAGCTTGCGCAACGGTTCGGGGGAATCCATCGAGAACAAAGCCGTTTTTACAGGAGCCATCCGCCAACTTTTCTCGAACCATTCCGATAACCACCGTGTCCGGTACGAGCTTGCCGGCGTCCATACTTTTTTTTGCTTCTAGCCCTAGTGGCGTCTGATTGCGGACTGCCTCGCGCAACAGGTCCCCAGTAGAGATCTTCGGCCAACCGAATTGAGCCGTGACTCGATCAGCCTGAGTTCCCTTGCCGACACCTGGAGCACCAAGAAATACGATTCGCATGCGAATGGCCTTAGGTCGTGCGACCCCGGAGTTTTCCCTTTTGGAGGAACCCATCGTAGTTTCGGTTCAAGAGATGGGATTCAATCTGCTGAGCGGTATCCAACCCCACTCCGATCACAATCAAGAGGGAGGTGCCCCCGAAGTAAAATGGCATATTCAATTTGTAGATCAGGAATTCCGGAATGACACACACGATCGCTAAATAGATGGCCCCCGCAAACGTAATTTTCGTGAGCACCGAATAAATATAGTCGGACGTTCGCTGGCCGGGCCTAATTCCCGGCACGAATCCCCCATACTTCTTGAGATTGTCAGCCATATCAACAGGATTCATCACGACGGCGGTGTAAAAGAAGCAGAAAAACACTATCAGACCAACGTACATCAGAGTGTACAATAGGGAACCGGGAGCAAGTTGCGACCCAATCGCCTTGATCCATGGGGTTTCAAAAAACCCGGCAATAGTTGCGGGAAAGGCAATAATGGAGGATGCAAAGATAGGAGGAATCACCCCAGCCGTGTTGATTTTGAGCGGGATGTGCGTGCTCTGTCCACCATATACTCTTCGTCCTATGACACGCTTGGCATATTGAACCGGAACTTTTCGGCGACCACTCTCCAAAAACACGATAGCCGCAACAACGCCGAACATCACGACGGTCAAGGCCACCAACAACGGAAAGCTCAACTGCCCAACCTTGTATAAATCAAACGTCTGGGCCACGGCCGCAGGCAGTCTTGCGACAATGCCTGCAAAAATAATCAAGGAAATCCCGTTCCCGATACCCCGTTCGGTGATCTGCTCGCCCAACCACATCAAAAATCCCGTTCCCGCGCAGAGGGTGATGACTGTCATAAAACGGAACCCCCAACCTGGGCTCAGGACAAAAGCCCCTTGGTTCATCTGCTCGAGTCCTACCGCTATGCCAAACCCCTGAATCAAGGCAATGACGATTGTCCCAAAACGGGTATATTGAATAATTTTCTTTCGCCCGCGCTCTCCCTCTTTCGCCAACTTTGATAAATGGGGGATGACAACAGTGAGTAGTTGAAGAATGATCGAAGCACTGATGTAGGGCATAATGCCCAGGGCAAAGATCGTCAACCTCGACAGGGACCCTCCAGAAAAAATGTCCAAGAAACCAAGCAACGCTCCACCTTGCTTCTGAAGGAAATCAGACAAGGCTTCGCCATTGATCCCAGGCGTAGGAATATGAGCGCCGACGCGGTAGACAATCAGCATACCAAGCGTGAACAGTACGCGCGTACGGAGCTCAGGAATCTTGAAAATGTTTTGGAAACTGGCTAGCAAACGCTCAAACACAGGGAATGACCTCGGCCCTCCCCCCGGCTGCCTGAATCTTTGCCTCCGCTGATTTGCTGAATTTATGAGCCTGGATCACAAGTGGCTTTGTGAGCTCACCCTGGGCCAGGATCTTAATCAGCTCTCCTTTGCGTCGAACAAGGCCTTCATTCATCAAGAGTTGGGGCGTAATGGCTTCAGTCGTTTCGAGACCAGCCAAACTTTTTAAATTAATGATCGTGTATTCTGTGCGAAATTGATTGGTGAAGCCATACTTAGGGACACGACGGATCAACGGCATCTGGCCGCCCTCAAATCCCGGGCGCTTCCCACCGCCGGACCTGGCTTTTAATCCCTTGTGCCCCTTGGTAGCGGTTTTCCCATGGCCAGATCCAGGCCCGCGTCCAATCCGTTTTCTTTTGTGCTTCGCCCCACGGGAGGGAGCAAGATCATGCAACTTCATTGGGGACTCACTTCCAGTAAATAGCCTACCTTGGCGATCATACCTTTGACTTGGTCGCTTGCTGGTCTGAGAACGGTGGCATTGAGTTTCCTCAACCCCAGTCCTCTGAGGACCAAGCGATGTTTGTAGGGCGTTCCGATTGGACTGCGCTTTAGGGTGATACGAAGGCTCTGTTGAGCCCCTGGGGATTTCTTTTCAGTAGTCATTAGACATGCACCTGCGCTTCGCTGCCAAGTGTGCGCCGAAGTCGCATAATTTCCTGCGGATCGCACAGCTGTTGCAGCCCGTTAAGAGTCGCTCTGACGGCGTTGAAGGGGTTGCCCCTTCCAAGAGTCTTCGCAATAATGTTGTGGGCTCCGGCAAGCTCGACGACGGCACGAACGGCACCCCCGGCAATAATGCCGGTCCCATCCGCAGCCGGTTTCAAGAGTACGTGTTCAGCGCCAAAAAGTCCGTGCACTTCATGGGGAATCGTACCGGCCTTGATTGGGACCTTCACCAAATGTTTCTTGGCCTGCTCAACCGCCTTTGAAATAGCAACTGGAACTTCGGCCGCCTTTCCTTTGCCAACGCCGACATACCCTTGGCCATCGCCGACTACGACCAGTGCGCAAAAGTTGAAGCGCTTACCGCCCTTGACAACTTTTGCGACGCGGTTGATAAATACCACCTTGTCTTTTAAGCTTAAATCTTCCGGATTCACTCGCACAACGTCATTCTCCTTTAGGTCGTCTCATTTGCTACCAATGAATGGAGATCGGCAGCTTGCTAGACATAAGGTTCACCTAAAACTGAAGGCCTCCTTCACGAGAGGCATCGGCCAAGGCCTTCACGCGTCCATGGTATAATCGACCCCCTCGGTCAAAAACAACCGTGGAGACCTTGGCTGCTTTTGCGCGTTCGGCGATCAGCTTTCCAACGGCCTTCGCTCCCTCAATCCCTCCAGTCGACTTCACTGATTGGCGCAATGATTCATCCAGGGTCGACGCTGCCGCGACTGTGTGACCACGAAGGTCATCAATGATTTGCGCATAAATATGAGCGCGGCTGCGGAATACATTCAGACGCGGACGATCGCTCGTCCCAACCACAGATTTTCGGACTCGCTGTTTCCGCCGGGCTAGTTTTCTATTTTTCTCTTGGGTATTCATGAAATGCCTCTATTTGCCGGTTTTGCCGGCCTTTTTCCTCAAGACTTCGCCGGCGTACCGAATGCCCTTCTGCTTGTACACGTCAGGGGGTTTAATCGATCGAATATTTGCGGCGACCTGCCCGACCAGACGCTTGTCAATTCCGCGAATGGAAATCAGTGTCTGCTTGTCGACTTTGACATCAATTCCCTGAGGGACGGTATAGGTCACGGGGTTGATATACCCGACATTAAAACTCATTTCTCGGCCCTGAAGCTGAGCCTTGTACCCAACACCTGTGATTTCTAACGCCTTTTCGTAACCCTTGGTCACGCCTTGAATGATATTGCTGAGCTCAGCGCGAACCAAGCCATGCATGGCCCGAAGTTCCCTCGCGTCGCCCGATCGATTGACGACAAGATGCCCCTCGTTCACAGCAACATTCAAGCCATCGGCTAATCGCCAGTCAAGCTTTCCCATTGGCCCCTTGACCGACACAACACGACCGGCAACTTTAACATCTACCCCGGTTGGCACTGAAATAGGTTTCCGCCCAATCCTCGACATACGATCCCCGTTACGTTTCAACGACCAAGTTAGTACTCCGCGTCAAGTTCCTGCTTACCACACAGAACAAAGAACCTCTCCACCCAACCCTGCTCGCCTGGAATCAGTATCGGTCATGAGACCCTTGGAGGTGGAGATAACAGCCACCCCTATCCCATTCCTGACTTTTGGGACATCGTCTCTTCCCACATACACGCGACGACCAGGCTTACTGATTCTCCGCATTCCGGTAATCATCGGGCGCGCTTCATCAACATACCGAAGCTGAACTGAGAAGATCGGCAAACCCTTTTCCTTTTGCTCATCGTAGCCTAGGATAAAGCCTTCCCTCCCCAGAATATTGAGAATCTGCCGCTTCACCTTGGAAACCGGGACCTTGACGACATCTTGGCGACGGCGAGCGGCATTCCCGAGACGCACCAACAAATCAGCAATGGGATCAGTAATCATGAATTCCTCTTCTACCCTTACAGGCCACAGCCTACTCCTCTGCGGGGATTACCAACTCGACTTACGTACCCCAGGGATCTCTCCCTTGAGGCTCAAAAATCTAAAACAAATACGGCACATGCGAAACCGGCGCAAGAAACCTCGCACCCTCCCGCAAATACCACATCGGTGATAATCGCGGCACGAAAACTTTGCTTTGACTGCCGCCTTATTCTTTAGCGCTAATCTTGACACGCAACCCCCCTTAATCGCGCCCTACGGAATTTTGGAAAAGCTGTTCATGACGGCTACGCACGAAACGGCATGCCAAGGTGCTTTAACAGCGCCTTCCCTTCATCATTCGTCCGAGCGGTCGTGACGATGGTAATATCCATCCCATGAATGGAGGCGACACTATCATATTCAATCTCAGGAAAAATTAACTGTTCCTTCAATCCAAGAGTGTAGTTGCCACGACCATCAAAGGCCTTAGGGGAAATCCCACGAAAATCACGAATGCGCGGAAGCGCGAGGGTAATCAGTCTATCCAGAAACTCCCACATCCTTCGGCTTCGAAGGGTGACCTTGGCTCCAATCGGCATCCCTTGACGTAGTTTAAAGCCGGCGATCGCCTTCTTCGCTCTCGTAGTTATAGGTTTTTGCCCTGTGATAATCCCCAGTTCGGTAGCGGCACTCTCCAGCAATTTCACATTCTGGATCGCCTCGCCCATGCCGACGTTTAAGACAATTCTGTCGAGCCGTGGCACTTGCATCAGATTGCCATAGCCAAATTCTTTCATCAGAGCTGGAATCACCTGCTCACGATAGGTATCCCTCAGCCTCGGAGAGAACTGATGTTCAGTGCCCGCATCCCGGGACACTTCAGGCGAAGTCACTTCTTTCTTGCTGGACGATTTGGGCGCAGCTCCCTTTCCGCCCTTACCCTTCTCTACTTTTGCCATGAACGTTTTCCTGTTCCGACTATTCGACAGTTTCTTTTGACTTCTTACTCAGCCTGATCCGTCGCCCATCTTCTTGGCGCTTGATCCCCAACCGAGTAGGTTTCTTCGTTACTGGACACAAAAACATGACATTGGAAATAGACAGAGGTGCTTCACGCTCAAGTATCCCACCTTGCCGCAACTTTTGGTTAGGCTTCGTGTGACGCTTGATCATGTTGAGCTTCTCTACGAGCACCTTGCCGTTCACGGTATCGACCGACAGCACTTTGCCGGACTTCCCTCGCTCGCGACCGGTTGTCACGACTACAGTGTCGCCCTTGCGAATTTTTGTTTTGATTCGTGCCATCCCTACCAGAACCTTTCTTCCGTCGACTACAGGACTTCCGGCGCAAGCGAAATAATTTTCATGAACTTCTTCCAGCGAAGTTCACGAGCCACTGGGCCGAAAATGCGTGTTCCTACAGGCTCTCCTTGGGCATTAATCAACACACAGGCGTTACGGTCAAATTTGATGTACGAACCATCATCCCGACGCACTTCTTTGGTCGTCCGCACAATGACGGCTCGACTGACATCGCCCTTCTTGACACCCGCCTGCGGAATTGCTTCCTTCACAGCTACTACCACGATATCCCCAAGCGACCCATACCGACGCCGGGTTCCACCAAGAACGTGAAAACACATGACTTGCTTCGCGCCGGA contains these protein-coding regions:
- the rplF gene encoding 50S ribosomal protein L6, whose amino-acid sequence is MSRIGRKPISVPTGVDVKVAGRVVSVKGPMGKLDWRLADGLNVAVNEGHLVVNRSGDARELRAMHGLVRAELSNIIQGVTKGYEKALEITGVGYKAQLQGREMSFNVGYINPVTYTVPQGIDVKVDKQTLISIRGIDKRLVGQVAANIRSIKPPDVYKQKGIRYAGEVLRKKAGKTGK
- the rplO gene encoding 50S ribosomal protein L15 produces the protein MKLHDLAPSRGAKHKRKRIGRGPGSGHGKTATKGHKGLKARSGGGKRPGFEGGQMPLIRRVPKYGFTNQFRTEYTIINLKSLAGLETTEAITPQLLMNEGLVRRKGELIKILAQGELTKPLVIQAHKFSKSAEAKIQAAGGRAEVIPCV
- a CDS encoding type Z 30S ribosomal protein S14 — encoded protein: MSRLALKNKAAVKAKFSCRDYHRCGICGRVRGFLRRFRMCRICFRFLSLKGEIPGVRKSSW
- the rpsE gene encoding 30S ribosomal protein S5 — protein: MRVNPEDLSLKDKVVFINRVAKVVKGGKRFNFCALVVVGDGQGYVGVGKGKAAEVPVAISKAVEQAKKHLVKVPIKAGTIPHEVHGLFGAEHVLLKPAADGTGIIAGGAVRAVVELAGAHNIIAKTLGRGNPFNAVRATLNGLQQLCDPQEIMRLRRTLGSEAQVHV
- the secY gene encoding preprotein translocase subunit SecY encodes the protein MFERLLASFQNIFKIPELRTRVLFTLGMLIVYRVGAHIPTPGINGEALSDFLQKQGGALLGFLDIFSGGSLSRLTIFALGIMPYISASIILQLLTVVIPHLSKLAKEGERGRKKIIQYTRFGTIVIALIQGFGIAVGLEQMNQGAFVLSPGWGFRFMTVITLCAGTGFLMWLGEQITERGIGNGISLIIFAGIVARLPAAVAQTFDLYKVGQLSFPLLVALTVVMFGVVAAIVFLESGRRKVPVQYAKRVIGRRVYGGQSTHIPLKINTAGVIPPIFASSIIAFPATIAGFFETPWIKAIGSQLAPGSLLYTLMYVGLIVFFCFFYTAVVMNPVDMADNLKKYGGFVPGIRPGQRTSDYIYSVLTKITFAGAIYLAIVCVIPEFLIYKLNMPFYFGGTSLLIVIGVGLDTAQQIESHLLNRNYDGFLQKGKLRGRTT
- a CDS encoding adenylate kinase, producing the protein MRIVFLGAPGVGKGTQADRVTAQFGWPKISTGDLLREAVRNQTPLGLEAKKSMDAGKLVPDTVVIGMVREKLADGSCKNGFVLDGFPRTVAQAEELSTIMREKGLKLDRVVNFRVSRKDVVQRLSGRRSCQKCQSVFHVDFAPPRVDGQCDRCGGSLVQRSDDKPETIEARLKVYDEQTAPLISYYEEKGNLSHLDGAGRMDQVYGRLSTLLAGLGAQ
- the rplE gene encoding 50S ribosomal protein L5 — encoded protein: MAKVEKGKGGKGAAPKSSSKKEVTSPEVSRDAGTEHQFSPRLRDTYREQVIPALMKEFGYGNLMQVPRLDRIVLNVGMGEAIQNVKLLESAATELGIITGQKPITTRAKKAIAGFKLRQGMPIGAKVTLRSRRMWEFLDRLITLALPRIRDFRGISPKAFDGRGNYTLGLKEQLIFPEIEYDSVASIHGMDITIVTTARTNDEGKALLKHLGMPFRA
- the rplN gene encoding 50S ribosomal protein L14, which gives rise to MIQNYTYMDVADNSGAKQVMCFHVLGGTRRRYGSLGDIVVVAVKEAIPQAGVKKGDVSRAVIVRTTKEVRRDDGSYIKFDRNACVLINAQGEPVGTRIFGPVARELRWKKFMKIISLAPEVL
- the rpsH gene encoding 30S ribosomal protein S8, producing the protein MITDPIADLLVRLGNAARRRQDVVKVPVSKVKRQILNILGREGFILGYDEQKEKGLPIFSVQLRYVDEARPMITGMRRISKPGRRVYVGRDDVPKVRNGIGVAVISTSKGLMTDTDSRRAGLGGEVLCSVW
- the rpmD gene encoding 50S ribosomal protein L30 gives rise to the protein MTTEKKSPGAQQSLRITLKRSPIGTPYKHRLVLRGLGLRKLNATVLRPASDQVKGMIAKVGYLLEVSPQ
- the rplR gene encoding 50S ribosomal protein L18; its protein translation is MNTQEKNRKLARRKQRVRKSVVGTSDRPRLNVFRSRAHIYAQIIDDLRGHTVAAASTLDESLRQSVKSTGGIEGAKAVGKLIAERAKAAKVSTVVFDRGGRLYHGRVKALADASREGGLQF
- the map gene encoding type I methionyl aminopeptidase, with protein sequence MIVFKTPDEVAVMAQASRVVAEVLELLKEQVVPGITTDDLDRMAEEAIRARGAIPAFKGYRNYPKTLCASVNEQVVHGIPSKRKLKEGDIIGLDLGAIVSGFYGDSAVTVPVGMVNSEALRLIQITKDSMYRGIAKAVVGNRLSDVSHAIQTHVEQAGFAVVTEFVGHGIGRQLHEEPQVPNYGRPGQGPRLQVGMVLAIEPMVNMGGSAVRILEDRWTAVTEDGRLSAHFEHTIAIQPSGPARILSQLSQ
- the rplX gene encoding 50S ribosomal protein L24, coding for MARIKTKIRKGDTVVVTTGRERGKSGKVLSVDTVNGKVLVEKLNMIKRHTKPNQKLRQGGILEREAPLSISNVMFLCPVTKKPTRLGIKRQEDGRRIRLSKKSKETVE